Proteins encoded within one genomic window of Microbacterium sp. zg-B185:
- the rsmD gene encoding 16S rRNA (guanine(966)-N(2))-methyltransferase RsmD: MTRIIAGRAGSIPLDVPDAGTRPTSDRVRESLFGALESADALRGAAVLDLYAGSGALGLEAISRGAASADLVEKSPRAAVIVERNAAKVARSVGRDAAIRVHRGTVSAFLGGRRGPFDLVFIDPPYDLRESELTESLALLVPALAEDAWVIVERAARSPRPTLPAGLQHVRDKRYGDTVLWWIGSANG; encoded by the coding sequence GTGACACGGATCATCGCGGGACGCGCTGGGTCGATTCCGCTCGATGTTCCCGATGCGGGCACCCGCCCGACCAGCGACCGCGTCCGCGAGTCGCTGTTCGGCGCGTTGGAGTCGGCGGACGCGCTGCGCGGCGCGGCGGTGCTGGACCTGTACGCGGGCTCCGGAGCGCTGGGCCTGGAGGCGATCAGCCGGGGCGCGGCATCCGCAGATCTGGTCGAGAAGTCGCCGCGCGCCGCCGTGATCGTGGAGCGCAACGCGGCCAAGGTCGCCCGCTCGGTGGGACGGGATGCCGCGATCCGCGTGCATCGCGGCACCGTGTCCGCGTTTCTGGGCGGCCGGCGTGGTCCGTTCGACCTGGTGTTCATCGATCCGCCTTACGACCTCCGCGAGAGCGAGTTGACCGAGTCCCTCGCGCTGCTGGTCCCCGCACTGGCCGAGGACGCATGGGTCATCGTCGAGCGGGCCGCTCGTTCGCCCCGGCCGACGCTGCCGGCCGGGCTTCAGCACGTCCGCGACAAGAGGTACGGAGACACCGTGCTGTGGTGGATCGGCTCGGCGAACGGCTAG